A DNA window from Salarias fasciatus chromosome 23 unlocalized genomic scaffold, fSalaFa1.1 super_scaffold_20, whole genome shotgun sequence contains the following coding sequences:
- the gpd1c gene encoding glycerol-3-phosphate dehydrogenase 1c, with the protein MPAKKVCIVGSGNWGSSIAKIIGHNVKGSNRFNPMVNMWVYEEMIEGRKLTEIINTEHENVKYLPGHKLPKNVVAVPDITEAVKGANVLVFVVPHQFIGKLCDQMKPHVTEGTIGISLIKGVDEGPDGLKLISDIIREKLEVEVSVLMGANIANEVADEKFCETTIGAKNEANGQIFKELLQTPNFRITVVQESDTVELCGALKNIVAVGAGFCDGLGFGDNTKAAVIRLGLMEMVAFAKLFCSGEVTSGTFLESCGVADLITTCYGGRNRRVAEAFVRTAKSIEELEAEMLNGQKLQGPQTSAEVYKILKKKNMIDKFPLFVAVYQICFEGKEVKEFITCLQNHPEHM; encoded by the exons ATGCCTGCGAAGAAGGTCTGCATCGTCGGGTCTGGAAACTG GGGCTCGTCCATCGCCAAGATCATCGGACACAATGTGAAGGGCTCGAACCGCTTCAACCCGATGGTCAACATGTGGGTGTATGAGGAGATGATAGAGGGCAGGAAGCTGACGGAGATCATCAACACGGAGCACGAAAACGTCAAATATCTGCCCGGACACAAGCTGCCCAAGAACGTG GTTGCTGTTCCCGACATCACAGAAGCGGTGAAAGGAGCGAACGTCCTCGTCTTCGTGGTGCCGCACCAGTTCATCGGGAAGCTGTGCGACCAGATGAAGCCTCACGTCACGGAGGGAACCATCGGGATCTCGCTCATCAAA GGCGTGGACGAGGGGCCGGACGGCCTGAAGCTCATCTCCGACATCATCAGGGagaagctggaggtggaggtcagcGTCCTGATGGGCGCCAACATCGCCAACGAGGTGGCCGACGAGAAGTTCTGCGAGACCACCATCG gagCTAAAAATGAAGCCAACGGGCAGATCTTCAAAGAGCTCCTGCAGACGCCAAACTTTCGGATCACGGTGGTCCAAGAGAGCGACACGGTGGAGTTGTGCGGGGCCTTGAAG AACATCGTGGCGGTGGGCGCCGGCTTCTGCGACGGGCTGGGTTTCGGTGACAACACTAAGGCGGCGGTGATCCGTCTgggtctgatggagatggtggccTTCGCCAAGCTCTTCTGCAGCGGCGAAGTCACCTCGGGGACTTTTCTGGAGAGCTGCGGCGTGGCCGACCTCATCACCACGTGCTACGGGGGGAGGAACCGCCGCGTGGCCGAGGCCTTCGTCAGGACCGCCAAG TCGATCGAGGAGTTGGAGGCTGAGATGTTGAACGGTCAGAAGCTGCAGGGTCCACAAACATCAGCCGAAGTCTACAAGATCttgaaaaagaagaacatgATCGACAA gtttccCCTCTTTGTAGCAGTGTATCAGATCTGTTTTGAGGGCAAAGAAGTGAAAGAGTTCATCACGTGCCTGCAGAACCATCCGGAGCACATGTGA